A stretch of the Argentina anserina chromosome 6, drPotAnse1.1, whole genome shotgun sequence genome encodes the following:
- the LOC126798211 gene encoding phytoene synthase 2, chloroplastic-like, whose translation MSGVLLWVVNPKENATSLLSLMPRIGSPKRSKFCSRLSFSPGILAYSGAVAHPPRSSEEKVYEVVLKQAALVREQRMPKEKALDFDQGIDTSDWDLLNEAYDRCGEVCAEYAKTFYLGTLLMTPERRRAVWAIYVWCRRTDELVDGPNASYITPKALDRWEKRLTDLFEGRPYDMYDAALSDTVTKYPVDIQPFKDMVEGMRLDLRKSRYQNFDELYLYCYYVAGTVGLMSVPVMGIAPESKASTETVYNAALALGIANQLTNILRDVGEDARRGRVYLPQDELAQAGLSDDDIFRGKVTDKWQSFMKGQIKRARMFFDEAEKGVAELNAASRWPVWASLLLYRQILDAIEANGYDNFTKRAYVGKAKKLVSLPIAYGRAIIGPSKLTKQLVAR comes from the exons ATGTCTGGTGTTCTTCTTTGGGTGGTGAATCCCAAAGAGAATGCCACCTCTTTGCTTAGTCTGATGCCCAGAATTGGTAGCCCAAAGAGGTCCAAATTCTGCTCCAGGCTGAGTTTCTCACCTGGGATTTTAGCCTATTCAGGTGCTGTTGCCCACCCACCAAGGTCTTCAGAAGAGAAGGTCTATGAAGTGGTGCTCAAGCAAGCTGCTTTGGTGAGAGAACAGAGGATGCCCAAAGAGAAAGCTTTGGACTTTGATCAAGGGATTGATACTAGTGACTGGGATTTGCTCAATGAGGCTTATGATAGGTGTGGTGAGGTTTGTGCTGAGTATGCCAAGACTTTTTACTTGG gCACATTACTTATGACACCGGAGCGGAGACGAGCAGTTTGGGCAATCTATG TATGGTGCAGAAGGACCGATGAGCTAGTTGATGGACCTAATGCTTCATATATCACACCAAAAGCTCTTGACAGATGGGAAAAAAGACTAACTGACCTCTTTGAAGGTCGTCCATATGATATGTATGATGCAGCTCTATCTGATACTGTCACCAAGTACCCAGTTGATATACAG CCCTTCAAGGACATGGTAGAAGGAATGAGGCTAGACTTGAGAAAATCAAGATACCAGAACTTTGATGAGCTTTACCTCTACTGCTACTATGTTGCTGGAACTGTTGGACTGATGAGTGTTCCAGTGATGGGAATCGCCCCTGAATCAAAGGCGTCAACAGAGACTGTTTACAACGCTGCATTGGCTCTTGGAATTGCTAATCAGCTCACGAACATACTTCGAGATGTTGGAGAAGA TGCTAGGAGAGGAAGAGTCTACCTCCCACAAGATGAACTTGCTCAGGCTGGACTATCAGACGACGATATCTTTCGGGGGAAAGTGACAGACAAGTGGCAGAGTTTCATGAAGGGCCAAATAAAGCGAGCTAGGATGTTCTTTGATGAGGCTGAAAAAGGGGTTGCTGAGCTCAACGCAGCAAGTAGGTGGCCAGTATGGGCTTCTTTGTTGCTATATAGGCAGATTCTGGATGCCATTGAAGCAAACGGTTATGATAATTTCACAAAGAGGGCTTATGTCGGAAAAGCAAAGAAGTTAGTATCATTGCCGATCGCTTATGGCAGAGCAATTATAGGCCCCTCAAAATTAACTAAGCAGTTGGTGGCGAGATAA
- the LOC126799236 gene encoding uncharacterized protein LOC126799236 has translation MAIKSYEGLAEQYLLSDPIVPYTSMLFGILACKLVYHVNHLFSAAYFKGYSGLSRMKRIEWNNRAISTLHAIFITAMSLYLVFWSNLYSDYADNQHKPIVTFQSSLLSTFVLGVSVGYFLSDLGMIIWFYPALGGLEYVIHHLLSITSVAYAMLTGEGQLYTYMVLISETTTPGINLRWYLDTAGMKRTKTYMINGVVIFIAWLVARILLFMFLFYHIYLHYEQVKQMHAVGQFLAFGVPPMLAVMNLMWFWKILRGLKKTLAKRQ, from the exons ATGGCAATCAAATCCTATGAGGGGTTGGCTGAGCAATACCTCCTCTCTGACCCTATTGTTCCTTATACGTCTATGCTTTTTGGGATTCTGGCTTGCAAATTG GTTTATCATGTTAACCATTTGTTCAGTGCTGCTTACTTCAAGGGCTATTCTGGCCTTTCGAGAATGAAACGTATTGAGTGGAACAATAg GGCTATATCAACACTTCATGCCATTTTTATCACGGCTATGTCATTGTACTTGGTGTTTTGGTCGAATCTCTATTCTGATTATGCTGACAACCAACACAAGCCTATTGTTACTTTCCAGAGTTCTCTGTTGTCTACATTTGTATTGGGG GTTTCAGTTGGGTACTTCCTATCGGACCTCGGGATGATCATTTGGTTTTACCCTGCTCTAGGAGGATTGGAATAT GttattcatcatcttctttctATAACATCCGTAGCATATGCAATGTTGACCGGGGAAGGACAATTGTATACCTACATGGTTCTTATCTCTGAGACAACCACCCCTGGTATCAATTTGAGATG GTATCTTGACACTGCTGGAATGAAGAGGACTAAAACTTATATGATAAATGGCGTTGTAATATTCATTGCTTGGCTG GTTGCCAGAATCCTCCTGTTCATGTTTCTGTTCTACCATATCTACCTGCATTATGAACAG GTAAAGCAAATGCATGCCGTCGGACAATTTTTAGCTTTCGGGGTGCCACCGATGCTAGCTGTGATGAATTTGATGTGGTTTTGGAAGATTTTAAGGGGGTTGAAGAAGACATTAGCAAAGAGGCAGTGA
- the LOC126798150 gene encoding BTB/POZ domain and ankyrin repeat-containing protein NPR1-like: METVNDLSGSLSFTSSYLSNGSNGSNGFSSANGQPGLNTEHLSLSKLSDSLEKLLVDPQYDYCDAEIVVEGVPVSVNRCILAARSQFFHELFQKGNDNKTKDGKLQYVMSEMVPHGQVGYEAFKVFLNYLYTGKLKPSPPEVSTCVEDVCAHDACGPAINYAVELMYASSTFQMKELVQVVQRRLWNFVDKALVEDVIPILVAAFHCQLTQLLSHCVQRVSRSDLDNVALEKELPHEVFDDIKSIRLKSQEKDESIMLEKDPMEDKGLKSIRRIHRALDSDDVELVTLLLNESDCITLDDAHALHYAAAYCDSKIVKEVLALGLADVNLRNERDHTVLHVAARRKEPSVIVHLLNKGASALETTSDGQTAVAICRRLTRPKDYNENTKQGEESNKDRMCIDLLEREMRRSSTCGNLSNTSEMAADNFHVSLSYLENRVAFAHLLFPAEAKLAMEMADADLTSEYPGLSRSKSSNGHLREVDLNETPSGRAKRLQEKMQTLIKTVEKGRRFFPHCSAVLDKFLDDLGMGDYFLEKGTPEEQKNKKRRFLELKADVRKAFSKDMAEKAENDQSVLTST; the protein is encoded by the exons ATGGAGACTGTGAATGATCTGTCGGGTTCTTTGAGCTTTACATCATCATATCTGTCAAATGGGTCTAATGGAAGCAATGGATTTTCTTCGGCTAATGGTCAACCTGGGTTAAATACTGAGCATTTGAGTCTAAGCAAATTGAGTGACAGTCTTGAGAAGTTGTTAGTTGATCCTCAGTATGATTATTGTGATGCAGAGATTGTTGTTGAGGGTGTTCCGGTCAGTGTCAATCGTTGTATATTGGCTGCCCGTAGTCAGTTTTTTCATGAGCTTTTTCAGAAGGGAAATGATAATAAGACGAAGGATGGTAAACTGCAGTATGTGATGTCTGAAATGGTTCCTCACGGTCAGGTTGGCTATGAGGCCTTCAAGGTTTTCTTGAACTATCTGTACACCGGGAAGCTTAAGCCATCGCCTCCAGAAGTGTCGACATGTGTTGAGGATGTTTGTGCCCATGATGCATGTGGCCCTGCTATTAACTATGCTGTGGAATTGATGTATGCTTCTTCCACTTTTCAAATGAAGGAGCTTGTTCAAGTTGTTCAG CGGCGTCTTTGGAATTTTGTTGATAAAGCTCTCGTTGAAGATGTGATCCCAATTCTTGTAGCGGCTTTCCACTGTCAACTGACTCAGCTGCTCTCACACTGTGTTCAAAGGGTCTCAAGATCAGATCTTGACAATGTGGCTCTCGAGAAAGAGCTTCCTCATGAAGTTTTCGATGATATAAAATCAATCCGTCTCAAATCTCAAGAAAAGGATGAATCAATTATGCTCGAGAAGGATCCAATGGAGGATAAGGGGTTAAAAAGTATCAGGAGAATCCACAGGGCTTTAGACTCTGATGATGTTGAACTTGTTACCCTTCTTCTGAATGAGTCTGATTGTATTACGTTAGATGATGCTCACGCTCTTCACTATGCTGCTGCGTACTGTGATTCTAAGATTGTTAAGGAGGTTCTTGCTCTAGGGTTAGCAGATGTCAATCTTCGGAATGAACGAGATCATACTGTGCTTCATGTGGCAGCAAGGCGTAAAGAGCCATCAGTTATAGTTCATCTTCTGAACAAGGGAGCCTCTGCCTTAGAAACTACATCAGATGGTCAAACTGCTGTTGCAATTTGCCGCAGGTTGACTAGACCAAAGGATTATAATGAGAACACAAAGCAGGGAGAGGAATCTAATAAAGACCGAATGTGTATAGATCTTCTAGAGAGAGAAATGCGAAGAAGCTCAACATGTGGGAATTTGTCAAACACATCAGAGATGGCAGCTGACAATTTTCACGTGAGCCTGAGTTATCTAGAAAATAGAG tTGCGTTTGCACATTTGTTGTTTCCTGCCGAAGCCAAGCTTGCTATGGAAATGGCTGATGCTGATTTAACATCGGAGTACCCTGGCCTTTCAAGATCAAAAAGTTCAAATGGACACTTACGCGAGGTCGATCTGAATGAAACACCTTCTGGAAGGGCCAAAAGACTCCAAGAGAAAATGCAAACCCTTATTAAAACAG TCGAAAAGGGTCGGCGCTTCTTCCCCCATTGCTCAGCAGTGCTTGATAAGTTCTTGGATGATCTCGGTATGGGTGATTACTTTCTCGAGAAAGGTACTCCTGAAGAGCAGAAAAACAAGAAGAGGCGTTTCTTGGAACTCAAGGCCGATGTACGAAAGGCTTTTAGCAAGGACATGGCTGAAAAGGCTGAAAATGACCAGTCTGTTTTGACATCTACATGA
- the LOC126797612 gene encoding BTB/POZ domain and ankyrin repeat-containing protein NPR1-like, translating to MDQLNDLSSSLSFASSYLSNGSSGNHVSASAISQSTEHLSLSRLSDNLERLLLDSEYDYSDADIVVEGVKVGVNRCILAARSQYFHELFKKGNDDSKKEGKPQYMMSELVPHGGVGCEAFKVVLNYLYTGKLKPPPPEVSTVSTCVDDGCPHDSCGPAINYAVELMYAAATFQMKEIVQVVQRRLTNFVEKALVEDVIPILVASFYCDQKQLFSHCIERVARSDLDNVILEKELPHEIFYSIKSLRLESQQLDDAILVEMEPLEDKRLKGIRNLHMALDSDDVELLKLLLDEPGSVTLDDAYALHYAVAYCDPKIVKEVLGLQLGNTNLRNARGHTVLHVAARRKEPAVLVPLLNSGASALERTLDGQTAVAICRRLTRPKDYHENTMTGQVSNKDRICIDLLEREMKRNSKAVNMSNTSQVINDDLNAKLDYFENRVAFARLLFPAEAKLAMEMADHPKSGYSGLASKGSSGNLREVDLNETPSVRSKRLKEKLQALIKTVEMGRRFFPHCSEVLDKFLEDEMDMADYILEKGTPEEQQNKKMRFLELKDDVQKAFSRDVAEKQGSVLTASSSSSSSPKEGKGQVNRKVRKR from the exons ATGGATCAATTGAATGACCTTTCGTCATCTTTGAGCTTTGCCTCTTCTTATCTGTCAAATGGATCAAGTGGTAACCATGTGTCTGCCTCAGCCATTTCTCAAAGTACAGAGCATTTGAGTCTAAGCAGACTCAGTGATAACCTTGAAAGGTTGTTGCTTGATTCTGAATATGATTATAGTGATGCGGACATTGTTGTTGAGGGTGTTAAGGTTGGTGTCAATCGGTGTATATTGGCTGCGCGTAGTCAATATTTTCATGAGCTTTTTAAGAAGGGGAATGATGATTCGAAGAAGGAAGGCAAACCGCAGTATATGATGTCTGAATTGGTTCCTCATGGTGGAGTTGGCTGTGAAGCATTCAAGGTAGTCTTGAACTATTTGTATACTGGAAAACTTAAGCCGCCGCCTCCAGAAGTATCAACAGTATCAACATGCGTTGATGATGGTTGTCCCCATGATTCATGCGGACCTGCTATTAATTACGCTGTGGAGTTGATGTATGCTGCTGCCACTTTCCAGATGAAGGAGATCGTTCAAGTCGTGCAG CGCCGACTTACCAACTTTGTCGAGAAAGCTCTTGTTGAAGACGTGATCCCAATTCTTGTAGCCTCTTTCTACTGTGATCAGAAACAGCTGTTTTCACACTGCATCGAGAGAGTAGCACGGTCTGATCTTGACAATGTGATTCTAGAGAAAGAGCTTCCTCATGAAATTTTTTATAGTATTAAATCACTCCGTCTCGAATCTCAGCAACTGGATGATGCAATTTTGGTGGAAATGGAGCCGCTGGAGGATAAGAGGCTTAAAGGCATCAGAAACCTCCACATGGCATTAGACTCTGATGATGTTGAACTGCTTAAGCTTCTTCTAGATGAGCCTGGTTCTGTAACATTAGATGATGCTTATGCTCTCCACTATGCTGTTGCATACTGTGATCCGAAGATAGTTAAAGAGGTTCTTGGTCTACAACTGGGCAATACCAACCTTAGAAATGCTCGAGGACATACTGTACTTCATGTGGCTGCAAGGCGCAAGGAACCAGCAGTCCTAGTTCCTCTTCTGAACAGCGGAGCCTCTGCCTTAGAAAGAACATTAGATGGTCAAACTGCTGTTGCAATTTGCCGGAGGTTGACTAGACCAAAGGATTATCATGAGAACACAATGACGGGACAGGTGTCTAACAAGGACAGAATATGTATAGATCTTCTTgagagagaaatgaaaagaaattcGAAGGCTGTGAACATGTCAAACACATCACAGGTGATCAATGATGATTTAAATGCGAAGCTGgattattttgaaaatagaG TGGCATTTGCACGGTTGTTGTTTCCTGCTGAAGCCAAGCTTGCTATGGAAATGGCAGATCATCCAAAATCAGGGTACAGTGGCCTAGCATCAAAAGGCTCTAGTGGGAACTTGCGAGAGGTtgatttgaatgaaacacctTCTGTAAGATCCAAAAGACTCAAAGAAAAATTGCAAGCCCTTATTAAAACAG TGGAAATGGGACGGCGCTTCTTCCCCCATTGCTCAGAAGTGCTCGATAAGTTTTTGGAAGATGAGATGGATATGGCTGATTACATCCTTGAGAAAGGCACTCCTGAAGAGCAGCAAAACAAGAAGATGCGCTTCTTGGAACTTAAAGATGATGTGCAAAAGGCATTCAGCAGGGATGTGGCTGAAAAGCAGGGTTCAGTTTTGACagcctcatcatcatcctcatcgtCTCCGAAGGAGGGAAAAGGTCAAGTTAATCGTAAGGTTAGGAAAAGGTGA